The following are encoded in a window of Pirellulales bacterium genomic DNA:
- a CDS encoding vitamin B12-dependent ribonucleotide reductase, with product MAHADVALSTKPALKRTPKMGSLKRNAVRLRAGGLAIDPLFCPTSVENPFDTVEWDLRTAAIKGENGEVLFEQTGCEVPKFWSQLSTNVVVSKYFYGENGTPERERSVRQLIHRVSRTIADWGLADGYFASAADGEQFYRELTWLCLHQHGAFNSPVWFNVGLFHQYGVKGAQCNWHWDAESDTVKQPENPYEYPQGSACFIQSVNDNMEDIMELARSEAMLFKFGSGTGTDLSTLRSHREKLSGGGRPSGPLSFMRVYDQIAAVVKSGGKTRRAAKMQSLKVEHPDIMDFIECKAKEENKARVLIEKGGYESNFNGEAYSSILFQNANLSVRVSDAFMQAVEKDQPWTTHWVTKPDREGPTFQARDVMQRMAQCAWQCGDPGVQYDTTINRWNTCPENGRINASNPCSEYMFLDDTACNLASINLMKFRRDDGTFDVERFQSACRIFFVAQEILVDHASYPTKRIAGNSHRFRPLGLGYSNLGSLLMAGGVPYDSDAARGLCGAMTALLHGAANLTSVELAAAVGPFDAFEQNREPMLDVMQMHRDAVEQINPACPAYLKDAARNLWDQVLDEGQRFGFRNAQATVLAPTGTISFLMDCDTTGIEPDIALVKYKQLAGGGMLKIVNNTVPSALKTLGYDQPKIESILAYIEKNDMIEGADDLQPEHLAVFDCAFKPLRGTRSIAWRAHVTMMAAAQPFLSGAISKTVNMPRESTPADIGNAYMEGWRLGLKALAIYRDGSKESQPLNTGTESDKAAAKTVAVPRRERLPDTRDSVTHKFSIVGHEGYLTVGLYDRKDPNNRDEIRRPGELFINMAKEGSTIGGLMDAFGTAVSMSLQYGVPLEVLVNKFSHMRFEPMGQTKNPDVRIAKSLVDYIFRWMGNEFLPGYKEANKGTNAEEAVLLAKAGEVPGPGVKAQGSSVKSQEPAQKTAAVGRAPEAASTAKQTSSAKPVVAKPATNGVHAGTNGHGKTSGIVADNAAMLQRAGAAMHIDQNAGAVAREEQFANFQLDAPSCDNCGAITVRNGNCYLCHNCGNSMGCS from the coding sequence ATGGCCCACGCCGATGTAGCTTTGTCGACAAAACCCGCTCTCAAGCGTACTCCGAAGATGGGAAGCTTAAAACGAAATGCCGTGCGGTTGCGTGCCGGTGGCCTGGCCATCGATCCCCTCTTCTGCCCCACTTCGGTTGAAAATCCGTTTGACACCGTCGAGTGGGACCTTCGCACCGCCGCCATCAAAGGCGAAAACGGCGAAGTGCTGTTCGAGCAAACCGGCTGCGAAGTCCCCAAGTTCTGGAGCCAGCTTTCCACCAACGTGGTCGTCAGCAAATACTTCTACGGCGAAAACGGCACCCCGGAGCGCGAACGCAGCGTGCGGCAACTCATTCACCGCGTCAGCCGCACCATTGCCGACTGGGGACTGGCCGACGGCTACTTCGCCAGCGCCGCCGACGGCGAGCAGTTTTACCGCGAGCTCACCTGGCTCTGCCTGCATCAGCACGGAGCCTTTAATTCCCCCGTGTGGTTCAACGTGGGCTTGTTTCATCAATACGGCGTGAAGGGCGCGCAGTGCAACTGGCATTGGGATGCCGAAAGCGACACCGTCAAGCAGCCGGAAAATCCGTACGAATATCCGCAAGGCTCCGCCTGCTTCATCCAAAGCGTGAACGACAACATGGAAGACATCATGGAGCTGGCGCGCAGCGAGGCCATGTTGTTCAAGTTCGGCTCCGGCACCGGCACCGATCTCTCCACGCTTCGTTCCCACCGCGAAAAACTTTCCGGCGGCGGACGCCCCAGCGGACCGCTGTCGTTCATGCGAGTGTACGATCAAATTGCCGCGGTGGTAAAAAGCGGCGGCAAAACTCGTCGCGCCGCTAAAATGCAATCGCTGAAGGTGGAACACCCCGACATCATGGATTTCATCGAGTGCAAGGCCAAGGAGGAAAACAAAGCCCGCGTGCTGATCGAAAAGGGGGGCTACGAATCGAATTTCAATGGCGAGGCGTACAGCTCCATCTTGTTCCAAAACGCCAACCTTTCGGTCCGCGTCAGCGATGCCTTCATGCAGGCCGTGGAAAAAGATCAGCCCTGGACCACGCACTGGGTAACCAAGCCGGACCGCGAAGGCCCCACGTTCCAAGCCCGCGACGTCATGCAACGCATGGCCCAATGCGCCTGGCAATGCGGCGACCCTGGCGTGCAATACGACACCACGATTAACCGCTGGAACACCTGCCCGGAAAACGGCCGCATTAATGCCAGCAATCCGTGCAGCGAGTACATGTTCCTGGACGACACGGCCTGCAACCTGGCCAGCATCAACCTGATGAAGTTCCGGCGCGACGATGGCACGTTTGACGTGGAACGGTTCCAATCAGCCTGCCGCATCTTCTTCGTCGCGCAGGAAATTCTGGTTGATCATGCCAGTTACCCAACGAAAAGAATCGCCGGCAACAGTCATCGCTTCCGTCCGCTGGGTTTGGGTTACTCAAATCTTGGCAGCCTGCTGATGGCCGGCGGGGTGCCGTACGATAGCGACGCCGCCCGCGGTTTGTGCGGCGCCATGACGGCCCTGTTGCACGGGGCCGCTAATCTCACCAGCGTGGAATTGGCCGCCGCCGTCGGTCCGTTCGATGCCTTCGAGCAAAATCGCGAACCCATGCTCGACGTCATGCAAATGCACCGCGATGCCGTGGAGCAAATCAACCCGGCCTGCCCCGCTTATTTGAAAGACGCGGCCCGCAATCTGTGGGATCAGGTGCTCGACGAGGGGCAGCGGTTCGGTTTCCGCAACGCCCAGGCCACGGTGTTGGCGCCCACGGGCACCATCAGCTTCCTGATGGATTGCGACACCACGGGCATCGAGCCCGACATCGCGCTGGTCAAATACAAACAATTGGCCGGCGGTGGCATGCTGAAAATCGTGAATAACACCGTCCCTTCGGCGCTGAAAACGCTGGGTTACGATCAGCCGAAAATCGAGTCGATTTTGGCGTACATCGAGAAAAACGACATGATCGAAGGCGCCGACGACTTGCAACCGGAGCATTTGGCCGTGTTCGATTGTGCGTTCAAACCGCTGCGGGGAACGCGCTCTATCGCCTGGCGTGCCCACGTCACCATGATGGCCGCCGCCCAGCCGTTCCTGTCCGGCGCGATCAGCAAAACGGTGAATATGCCCCGCGAAAGCACGCCGGCCGACATTGGCAATGCCTACATGGAAGGTTGGCGGCTCGGTTTGAAAGCGCTGGCTATTTATCGCGATGGTTCCAAGGAAAGCCAGCCGCTGAACACCGGCACCGAAAGTGACAAGGCGGCGGCTAAAACGGTGGCCGTTCCCCGCCGCGAACGACTGCCGGATACGCGGGATTCGGTGACGCACAAATTTTCGATTGTGGGTCACGAGGGTTATTTGACCGTCGGGTTGTACGATCGCAAAGATCCCAACAACCGGGATGAAATTCGCCGCCCCGGCGAGCTGTTCATCAACATGGCCAAAGAGGGGAGCACCATCGGCGGATTGATGGACGCTTTCGGCACGGCCGTCTCGATGAGTTTGCAATACGGCGTGCCGCTGGAAGTGCTGGTCAACAAGTTTTCGCACATGCGGTTCGAGCCGATGGGGCAAACCAAAAATCCCGACGTCCGCATTGCCAAAAGCCTGGTCGATTACATTTTCCGCTGGATGGGAAATGAATTTTTGCCAGGCTACAAGGAAGCGAACAAAGGAACGAATGCCGAAGAGGCCGTCCTGTTGGCCAAAGCCGGCGAAGTGCCGGGTCCCGGCGTCAAGGCTCAGGGCTCAAGCGTCAAGAGTCAGGAGCCGGCCCAAAAAACCGCGGCCGTTGGTCGCGCGCCGGAAGCCGCAAGCACCGCCAAGCAAACCTCGTCGGCCAAACCAGTAGTGGCCAAGCCCGCCACCAACGGTGTGCACGCCGGCACAAACGGCCATGGCAAGACATCCGGCATCGTGGCCGACAATGCTGCCATGTTGCAGCGGGCCGGCGCGGCCATGCACATTGATCAAAATGCAGGCGCCGTGGCTCGTGAGGAACAATTTGCCAACTTCCAACTGGATGCACCCAGTTGCGACAACTGCGGCGCTATTACGGTCCGCAACGGCAATTGCTACCTGTGCCACAACTGCGGAAATTCAATGGGGTGTTCCTAG
- a CDS encoding TIGR03936 family radical SAM-associated protein — protein MTRQRVRIRFSKQDDLRWISHRDLMRVWERLFRRAGVALSMTEGFHPKPRINFPSALAVGIAGLDELLEVDLAEEHTAQSLQTVIGPQLPPGMNVGAIHVLPAPDHKAQVKYVTFEIGIPREREPALADRIDWLLNQSSFPIEREGRKSPLDLRPLITELALRRADEQDGVLQMRLRVDREGSARPREVLQALDIEDLEYEGFFLTRTCVEVE, from the coding sequence ATGACCCGCCAGCGCGTGCGAATTCGCTTTAGCAAGCAAGACGATCTGCGGTGGATCAGTCACCGCGACCTGATGCGCGTCTGGGAACGGTTGTTTCGTCGGGCCGGGGTAGCACTGAGCATGACGGAAGGTTTTCACCCCAAGCCGCGGATCAACTTTCCCTCGGCCCTGGCCGTGGGCATCGCCGGCTTGGACGAATTGTTGGAAGTCGATCTGGCCGAGGAACACACGGCCCAATCGCTGCAGACGGTCATCGGCCCGCAACTGCCGCCGGGAATGAACGTGGGAGCAATTCACGTGTTACCGGCCCCCGATCACAAGGCACAAGTCAAGTATGTCACGTTCGAAATTGGCATCCCCAGGGAGCGTGAACCGGCATTGGCGGATCGCATCGACTGGCTGTTAAATCAGTCGTCGTTTCCCATCGAGCGTGAAGGACGGAAAAGCCCGTTGGATTTGCGGCCGCTGATTACGGAACTAGCGCTGCGGCGCGCCGACGAGCAAGACGGCGTACTGCAAATGCGGCTGCGGGTCGATCGCGAAGGCAGCGCCCGGCCCCGCGAAGTATTGCAAGCGCTTGATATTGAAGATTTAGAGTACGAAGGTTTTTTTCTCACCCGAACATGTGTGGAAGTGGAATAG
- the metK gene encoding methionine adenosyltransferase — protein MGHPDKLADQISDGVLDALLAHDPLSRVACETLVTTGLCMLAGEITSKAVVDFQQVARDVMHDVGYLDAKWGIGWDTCSVLVALHSQSPDIAMGVNEDQSKGKEIGAGDQGLMFGYAINDTPELMPLPIALAHRITNALTDARKRGVVKWLRPDSKSQVTVEYENSKPVRIDTVVVSTQHDEQVQQKEIRDFVIKHIIEPCLPRDLASNKITHHVNPTGRFVVGGPHGDTGLTGRKIIVDSYGGWGRHGGGAFSGKDPTKVDRSAAYMARHVAKNIVAAGLADRCEVQLAYAIGVSQPVSVHVDTEGTGRLDDERICELVRDLFPLSPAGIIQYLDLRRPIYRKTAAGGHFGRKEKEFTWESIHRAAELAEAAGIGAAAVA, from the coding sequence ATGGGCCATCCCGACAAATTGGCCGACCAAATTTCCGACGGCGTGCTCGACGCTCTGTTGGCCCACGACCCCCTGAGCCGCGTCGCTTGCGAAACGCTGGTCACCACCGGTCTGTGCATGCTGGCGGGCGAAATCACCAGCAAGGCCGTGGTCGATTTTCAGCAAGTGGCCCGCGATGTCATGCACGATGTGGGCTATCTCGACGCCAAATGGGGCATCGGCTGGGATACCTGCTCCGTGTTGGTGGCGCTCCACAGCCAAAGCCCCGACATTGCGATGGGCGTGAACGAAGATCAATCGAAGGGAAAGGAAATCGGCGCCGGCGACCAAGGGCTGATGTTCGGCTACGCCATCAACGACACCCCCGAGCTGATGCCGCTGCCCATTGCCTTGGCCCACCGCATTACCAACGCTCTGACCGATGCCCGCAAGCGCGGCGTGGTAAAGTGGCTGCGTCCCGACAGCAAAAGCCAGGTGACCGTGGAGTACGAAAACAGCAAGCCGGTGCGAATTGATACCGTCGTGGTCAGTACCCAGCACGACGAACAAGTGCAGCAAAAGGAAATCCGCGACTTTGTCATCAAGCACATCATCGAGCCGTGCCTGCCGCGCGATCTGGCGTCGAATAAAATCACGCATCACGTTAATCCGACGGGCCGTTTCGTGGTGGGCGGTCCGCATGGCGATACAGGGCTCACCGGCCGCAAAATCATCGTCGACAGTTACGGCGGCTGGGGACGTCACGGCGGCGGCGCCTTCAGCGGCAAAGACCCGACCAAAGTTGATCGCAGTGCCGCTTACATGGCCCGGCACGTGGCCAAAAACATCGTGGCGGCCGGGCTGGCCGATCGTTGCGAAGTGCAATTGGCTTACGCTATTGGCGTCTCGCAGCCTGTCAGCGTGCATGTGGATACCGAAGGCACGGGTCGGTTGGACGACGAACGCATTTGCGAATTGGTGCGCGATTTATTTCCGCTTTCGCCCGCCGGTATTATCCAATATCTCGATTTGCGGCGGCCGATTTATCGTAAAACCGCGGCCGGCGGCCACTTTGGCCGGAAGGAAAAGGAATTCACTTGGGAAAGCATTCACCGCGCCGCCGAGTTGGCCGAAGCAGCCGGCATCGGCGCCGCGGCAGTGGCGTAA
- the rplU gene encoding 50S ribosomal protein L21, translating into MYAIVTDGSKQLKVEEGQVLNIDYRTVPAGETITFDRVLAIGGDAAGSARIGQPVVAGATVTAEVLGPTQGEKLFVQKFRRRKNSKRRTGHRQLHTQIKISKILG; encoded by the coding sequence ATGTACGCCATCGTGACCGACGGTTCCAAACAGCTTAAAGTCGAAGAAGGCCAAGTGCTGAATATCGACTACCGCACCGTGCCTGCCGGTGAAACCATTACCTTTGATCGGGTGTTGGCCATTGGCGGCGATGCGGCCGGCTCTGCGCGCATTGGCCAGCCTGTTGTGGCTGGGGCCACCGTCACGGCCGAAGTCTTAGGGCCCACGCAAGGCGAAAAGCTGTTTGTGCAGAAATTCCGCAGGCGCAAGAATTCCAAGCGCCGCACCGGCCACCGCCAATTGCACACGCAGATCAAAATCAGCAAGATTTTGGGCTAA
- a CDS encoding RNA polymerase sigma factor, producing the protein MNAPGPELLGRLLDEHAAALTLLARQWCSTPDDIVQEAFLQLSRQKDCPRDAAAWLYRVVRNGAISAARAESRRQRHETAAAAQTHRWFAETPGEMAIDAQAAAAALAQVSLEEREVIVAHLWGGLTFVQIAELMNSTSSTVHRRYQAGLWTLRNLLGEPCLPTKLPAKNMPKD; encoded by the coding sequence ATGAATGCTCCTGGTCCGGAACTCTTGGGCCGGTTGTTGGACGAGCATGCGGCTGCGCTGACGCTATTGGCCCGACAATGGTGCTCCACCCCCGACGACATTGTTCAAGAGGCGTTTTTGCAATTGTCGCGGCAGAAAGATTGCCCGCGAGATGCGGCGGCGTGGCTGTACCGTGTGGTGCGCAACGGAGCAATTTCGGCCGCTCGGGCCGAATCGCGTCGCCAGCGGCACGAAACCGCGGCGGCTGCGCAAACGCACCGTTGGTTTGCCGAGACGCCCGGCGAAATGGCCATCGACGCCCAAGCGGCGGCAGCGGCGCTAGCGCAAGTATCATTGGAGGAACGCGAAGTGATTGTCGCTCACCTGTGGGGCGGATTAACGTTTGTTCAAATCGCCGAACTCATGAACAGCACGTCCAGCACCGTGCATCGGCGTTATCAAGCTGGCTTATGGACTTTGCGAAACCTATTAGGTGAACCATGCCTACCGACGAAACTCCCGGCGAAGAACATGCCGAAGGATTGA
- the raiA gene encoding ribosome-associated translation inhibitor RaiA, with amino-acid sequence MEIKIATRHGHLSEATQAKITAKVGRLSRYFERLTAIEVTVDLEHETTPVVDLRVDAEHKHDFVATEHSGDLWRSLDGAIQKLEQQLRKYKDKVLGRHRKPAAKVP; translated from the coding sequence GTGGAGATCAAAATTGCAACCCGGCATGGCCATTTAAGCGAAGCCACGCAGGCAAAAATCACCGCGAAGGTGGGACGGTTGTCGCGGTACTTCGAACGGCTAACGGCCATTGAAGTCACCGTCGATTTGGAACACGAAACCACCCCCGTGGTCGACCTCCGCGTGGACGCCGAACACAAGCACGATTTTGTCGCCACGGAACATTCCGGCGACCTGTGGCGCAGCCTCGATGGCGCCATACAAAAACTCGAACAACAACTCCGTAAATATAAGGACAAGGTGTTGGGCCGTCATCGCAAGCCCGCTGCCAAAGTACCATAG
- the ptsP gene encoding phosphoenolpyruvate--protein phosphotransferase has product MQRLQGIAVSPGVAIGEALVMDNEGFRIPRRFVARDAVDNELERLGQAISAAAAEIQANRDAVARELGTQYAAIFDAHLQMLTDPKLRSELDTLIRDKHFSPEYAVSRALRRYAKVFQGLPSGSLSERANDIFDVEKRLLRNLLGRRREELSQLTSPVVILAHDLTPSETANLDRKFVQGFVTEVGGPGSHTAIVAEGMEIPAVVGVGLFLTDVSGGDLVIIDGHQGVVILNPDDQTVALYRQEIEQYRSLAVRLETLRNLPAQTADGVSIELLGNIEFPYEVDHCVERGADGIGLYRTEFLYLSADIEPTEETHFDAYSRVIQAMGDKPVVIRTLDLGADKLAQMPSPEEERNPVLGLRSIRMSLRNLPLFRTQLRAILRASALGNVRVMFPLITTLLELRQARMILADVIEDLDENHVPFSRDMWVGMMVEVPAAVMMIDRFLEEVDFVSIGTNDLIQYSLAVDRGNKDVAGLYNSCDPAVLRLISMTIQAAQRANIPTNLCGRMSSSTTYTQLLLGLGLRQFGIAPGAIPEVKRVIRGTNIPQCEAIAQRAMAMENARDIKAFLRDELKKVAPD; this is encoded by the coding sequence ATGCAGCGATTACAGGGGATCGCCGTTTCACCCGGCGTCGCTATCGGCGAAGCCTTGGTGATGGACAACGAGGGCTTTCGCATCCCTCGGCGGTTTGTTGCGCGCGATGCGGTCGACAACGAGCTGGAGCGCCTCGGTCAGGCCATCTCCGCCGCCGCGGCCGAAATTCAAGCCAACCGCGACGCGGTGGCCCGGGAGTTGGGCACGCAATACGCCGCCATCTTCGACGCGCATTTGCAAATGCTCACCGACCCCAAGCTGCGGTCGGAATTGGACACGCTGATTCGTGACAAGCATTTCTCTCCGGAATACGCCGTGAGCCGTGCATTGCGCCGCTACGCCAAAGTATTTCAGGGTTTGCCCAGCGGCAGTTTATCGGAGCGGGCCAACGATATATTCGACGTGGAAAAGCGCTTACTGCGAAATTTGCTCGGCCGCCGGCGCGAGGAACTTTCGCAGTTGACCTCCCCCGTCGTCATTTTGGCGCACGACCTGACGCCCAGCGAAACCGCCAATTTGGACCGCAAATTCGTGCAGGGCTTTGTGACGGAAGTCGGCGGTCCCGGCAGCCATACGGCCATTGTCGCCGAAGGCATGGAAATTCCCGCCGTGGTCGGCGTGGGCCTTTTTCTCACCGATGTTTCCGGGGGCGACCTGGTCATTATCGACGGTCATCAAGGCGTGGTTATTCTGAATCCCGACGATCAAACCGTTGCCTTGTACCGGCAGGAAATCGAGCAATATCGCTCGCTGGCGGTGCGCCTGGAAACGCTGCGCAATTTGCCCGCCCAGACCGCCGACGGCGTAAGCATTGAGCTGTTGGGAAACATCGAGTTTCCTTATGAAGTCGATCATTGCGTGGAACGCGGCGCCGACGGAATTGGGCTGTATCGCACCGAATTTCTGTATCTTTCGGCCGACATCGAGCCGACCGAAGAGACACATTTCGATGCTTATTCGCGCGTCATTCAGGCCATGGGCGACAAGCCCGTCGTCATTCGCACGCTAGATTTAGGGGCCGACAAACTTGCGCAAATGCCCAGTCCCGAGGAGGAACGCAATCCCGTGCTGGGTTTACGCAGTATCCGCATGTCGCTGCGTAATTTGCCGTTGTTTCGGACACAATTACGGGCTATTTTGCGGGCCAGCGCTTTAGGCAACGTGCGGGTCATGTTTCCGTTGATTACCACGCTGTTGGAATTGCGCCAAGCACGGATGATTTTGGCCGACGTAATTGAAGACCTGGACGAGAATCACGTTCCGTTCAGTCGCGACATGTGGGTGGGAATGATGGTCGAAGTGCCGGCCGCCGTGATGATGATTGATCGCTTCCTGGAGGAAGTCGATTTTGTCAGCATCGGCACCAACGACCTGATCCAGTATTCGCTGGCGGTAGATCGTGGAAATAAGGACGTGGCCGGGCTGTACAACAGTTGCGATCCTGCTGTGCTGCGGCTGATCAGCATGACGATTCAGGCGGCCCAGCGCGCCAACATTCCCACGAATTTGTGCGGCCGCATGAGCAGCAGCACAACATATACGCAACTTCTGCTTGGATTGGGCTTGCGCCAATTTGGCATCGCACCGGGCGCCATTCCAGAAGTGAAGCGCGTCATCCGCGGCACAAACATTCCCCAGTGCGAAGCGATTGCCCAGCGGGCCATGGCCATGGAAAACGCCCGCGACATCAAAGCCTTTTTACGTGACGAATTGAAAAAGGTCGCCCCAGATTAA
- a CDS encoding Rne/Rng family ribonuclease, translating to MKQEMLINVSQPEECRIAIVEDGVLEELYIERANADNYVGNIYKGRVVNIEPSIQAAFVDFGVGRNGFLHISDVESQYFRQGGYDPDKPIEFSGRGDFRRDEPRRDEHAAEGAAAPDAVGVKEEDEDFDEDGPRPKGPQRRGPRFGARPRIKPPIQDILRRGDELLVQVIKEGIGTKGPTLSTYISIPGRYLVLMPALGRVGVSRKIEDDEARRKLRDIMLELNPPRGLGFIVRTAGVDRTKKEISRDLAYLLRLWKVITRRIKKNSAPVTIYEESDMIIRTIRDIFTGEVDSIFIDEPSAHDRAKEFLQIVMPRYVSRLQLYSGKEPLFHKYNIESEIAKIHQRKVPLKQGGSIVVDQTEALVAIDVNSGNFRADDSAEETAYQMNLLAAKEIARQLRLRDLGGVIVNDFIDMRKERHRRNLERALREAMKRDRARTKILRTSPFGLIEMTRQRIRPSLKRSVYKDCPACSGTGVVKTAESMAIEVVRLLMFAAQREGVARVSITVAKDVADYLHNKKRRDIAHLEDQGNMTIQVYGKEEAAPEHLVIECFDSAGREIKLPPGPWTST from the coding sequence ATGAAACAGGAAATGCTAATCAACGTGTCGCAGCCCGAAGAGTGTCGGATTGCCATCGTTGAAGACGGAGTTTTGGAGGAGTTGTACATCGAACGGGCCAATGCCGACAATTACGTGGGCAACATATACAAGGGGCGGGTGGTCAACATCGAGCCCAGCATTCAAGCGGCGTTTGTCGATTTTGGCGTCGGCCGGAACGGGTTTTTGCACATCAGCGACGTCGAATCGCAATACTTCCGCCAAGGCGGGTACGATCCCGATAAACCGATCGAATTTAGCGGCCGAGGGGACTTCCGCCGCGACGAGCCGCGCCGTGATGAGCATGCAGCCGAAGGCGCCGCCGCGCCTGATGCAGTGGGAGTGAAAGAAGAAGACGAAGATTTCGACGAAGACGGCCCCCGTCCCAAAGGACCCCAGCGCCGGGGACCACGCTTCGGCGCCCGGCCGCGCATCAAGCCCCCCATTCAAGATATTCTGCGCCGCGGCGACGAACTGCTGGTGCAGGTCATTAAAGAGGGCATCGGCACCAAGGGACCCACGCTGTCCACGTACATCAGCATTCCCGGACGTTATCTGGTGTTGATGCCGGCGTTGGGCCGGGTGGGAGTCTCTCGCAAAATCGAAGACGACGAAGCCCGCCGCAAGCTGCGCGACATCATGCTGGAATTGAACCCGCCCCGCGGCCTGGGCTTTATTGTGCGCACGGCCGGCGTGGACCGCACCAAAAAAGAAATTTCTCGCGATTTAGCTTACTTGCTGCGGCTGTGGAAGGTGATCACGCGTCGAATTAAAAAAAATTCCGCCCCCGTCACCATCTATGAAGAAAGCGACATGATCATCCGGACCATTCGCGACATCTTCACCGGCGAAGTCGATTCGATTTTTATCGACGAACCTTCGGCCCACGATCGAGCCAAGGAATTCCTCCAAATCGTCATGCCGCGCTACGTTAGCCGGTTGCAGTTATATAGCGGCAAGGAACCGTTGTTCCACAAATACAACATCGAAAGCGAAATCGCCAAAATCCACCAGCGCAAGGTGCCGCTCAAGCAGGGCGGTTCGATCGTCGTCGATCAAACCGAAGCGCTGGTGGCCATCGACGTGAATTCCGGCAACTTTCGCGCTGACGACAGCGCCGAGGAAACCGCCTACCAAATGAACTTGCTGGCCGCCAAGGAAATCGCCCGGCAACTTCGCTTGCGTGATTTGGGCGGCGTCATCGTCAACGACTTTATCGACATGCGCAAGGAACGGCATCGCCGCAATTTGGAACGAGCGCTGCGCGAAGCGATGAAGCGCGATCGGGCCCGCACTAAAATTCTCCGCACCAGCCCCTTCGGCCTGATCGAAATGACCCGCCAGCGGATTCGGCCCAGCCTGAAGCGCAGCGTCTACAAAGATTGCCCCGCTTGCAGCGGAACCGGTGTGGTAAAAACCGCCGAAAGCATGGCGATTGAAGTGGTGCGCCTGTTGATGTTTGCCGCCCAGCGCGAAGGTGTGGCCCGGGTTTCGATCACCGTGGCCAAGGACGTGGCCGATTACCTGCACAACAAAAAACGGCGGGATATCGCCCATTTGGAAGACCAGGGGAACATGACCATCCAGGTCTACGGCAAGGAAGAAGCCGCTCCGGAGCATTTGGTGATCGAATGTTTCGACTCCGCCGGCAGGGAAATTAAGCTGCCCCCCGGACCCTGGACCTCGACCTGA
- a CDS encoding HPr family phosphocarrier protein — translation MNDVKVSRTLVVNNPQGIHARPANLIVRLAQQYQSRIEFVKENQRVDGKSILDLLTLAAMQGTQLEIEATGPDAQQALDALAELFAGNFGEPEGQPQTAEESKNLNQ, via the coding sequence ATGAACGACGTGAAGGTTAGCCGGACGTTGGTGGTGAATAACCCACAGGGGATTCATGCGCGTCCGGCCAACCTCATCGTGCGATTGGCGCAGCAGTATCAATCCCGAATCGAATTTGTGAAGGAGAATCAACGCGTCGACGGCAAAAGCATTCTTGATTTGCTCACCCTGGCAGCGATGCAGGGTACGCAACTGGAAATCGAAGCCACCGGGCCCGACGCCCAACAAGCCCTGGACGCACTGGCCGAATTGTTCGCCGGCAATTTTGGAGAGCCGGAAGGACAACCACAAACAGCGGAAGAATCGAAGAATCTAAATCAGTAG
- a CDS encoding PTS sugar transporter subunit IIA, with protein sequence MKFADFVSTEAIRAKLNAENKEGVIREMAQALLEAGKIASGELEGIVKAILKREELGSTGIGRGVAVPHTKHASVNRLVGTVAVSQEGVDFDSLDGEKVQLFFLLISPPDRPGDHLRALENISRQLRNDTFCRFLKQAKTAEEIKQLLEEADNNQFGT encoded by the coding sequence ATGAAGTTTGCCGACTTTGTTAGCACCGAAGCGATCCGAGCGAAACTCAATGCAGAAAATAAGGAAGGCGTCATTCGCGAAATGGCTCAAGCCCTGTTGGAGGCCGGCAAAATTGCCTCGGGCGAGCTAGAGGGCATCGTCAAAGCCATCCTCAAGCGCGAGGAGTTGGGCAGCACCGGAATTGGCCGCGGCGTGGCCGTGCCCCACACGAAGCACGCCAGCGTGAACCGCCTGGTGGGCACCGTGGCCGTAAGTCAGGAAGGGGTCGATTTCGACAGCCTTGACGGCGAAAAAGTGCAATTGTTTTTCCTGCTGATTTCGCCGCCGGATCGTCCGGGCGATCACTTACGGGCCTTGGAAAACATTTCGCGACAGCTTCGCAACGACACGTTTTGTCGATTTTTGAAGCAGGCCAAGACGGCCGAAGAAATTAAGCAATTGCTGGAAGAAGCAGATAATAACCAGTTTGGAACGTGA